The genomic window ATTCTTGTATAGGCATTATTAATAAGACCTGTACCAATCTTTGCTCCAAAATAATCTTTTGCAACATCAGGAGTAAGAAGTAATTTACTTGGGTTAGTATAATCCTGAACTCCACCTTGTTCTTCAGTTAGCTTAGTATTTACATCTGTATATACCCCAATTACACTAGATGTTGGCGACTTATAAGCTGCAAAAAAATCGTAGTATTGATTGTCTACATACGCCTGCACACGTGCTTGATTTTGGTAGAATGAATCATCATACTGACCAATAGGCTTCACTTCGTCCAAGAAATTGTCACTACAGGAAACCCCTAGAACAAGTACAAGTGCTAAAGTGATATATATATTAAATTTTGTTTTCATAATTAAAATCGAATTTAGATTAGAATGAGATGTTGAAATTAAACGACCAAGATCTAAGCGTAGGATATCCTACTGAAGAGTTATCGTACATATTTCTATAATGATCCGGATAAGGGTTATAGAAATCCCAAAGATTATTACCTGTAATACCTATTGATATATTATTTACTTTAGTATTAGCAAAAACTTGTTTAGGTATTTCATACGCTACAGTCAAGTTTCTAACAAAACAACGGAAAGTACTAATCTGCCAAAAATCAGAAGGGCTTAATACACCCGTTTGTGCTAAATTAGGGTATTTACCATTTACATTATCTGCCGCGTACATATCATTCCAAAAAGTTTCGCGAGACCACATATTACTTGCACTAGAAGTTGGCTGACTCATCAAGTCTATAAAGTTTGCTCCTCCCCAAGAAGTTGCTATTTGAGTTTTTACAGATAAGTTGCTATACTTGAAGCCTAAATTAGTATTAATAGTATATGTTCTACTGCTATTTGCTAACTTAACATAATCATTTCCTGCAAGAATCTGACCGTTTGGTCCACTTAAGGATCCATCAGTATTAAGCGTACCAGCAACATCTTGATAAGCTAATGATCCTTTTTGAATTTTAGTTGGATCAACAATAGTTAAATAACTTGGTGTAGTTCCCGCAGCCGCTGCATTTGCACTTAAGTAGCTCCAGTAATTAGCAATGTCTTCATCTGTACGTAAAATACCGTCTCCTGTAGAAGTTCCTTTCCAAGTTTGGAATCCCCAAACTGGATTAAATCCTTCCGAATATCCTTCTCTTCTCGTATTGTTAGATGGAAGCAAATTTCCTTGATCTGGAAATCTTTTAATTTTATTATCTCCATAACTAAAGTTCATGCCTACACTGTAGCCCACTTTACCAATTTTATCATTCCAGTTCACGTTAAGTTCAGTTCCCCAAGCATTAACTTGTGCATAATTTTGTTCTGCAAATGCCCCACCAACAGAAATTGGCACACCTGTAGCGCTACCCATATCAGTCAACATGTCTTTGGTAATATCATAATAGAAATCTGCATTAACCTCTAATCTGTTTTTTAAGAATCCAAGATCAAAACCAAGATTATGTTTCAATGTAGAATCCCATTTTGCATCTCTATTTGGGTTTACTTTAGGAGTTAAACCCGATCCTAATACACCTCCGCCGCCGTTAGAGACAGCAGGTCCAAACTGCCAACCTTTATTAACTGTTAAATCATAATATTGGTACCATTTGAAAGGCTGAAGATTATCTTTTCCAGTTTTACCAATCGAATATCTTAATTTAAAGAAATTAACTCCTGGTAAAGCTTTCTCAAACCACTCTTCCTTAGAAGCTACCCAACCCAATTGAAGCGATGGGAAAGTACCCCAATAATTTTCAGGCGCAAACTTCGTAGAAGCATCACTACGGATAAGGAATTGCACCAAGTATTTTGATTTAAAATTATAGTTTACCGATCCAAAATAAGAAAGAGTTGCATTATTTCCTTTTAAAGCAGTAGAGTTACCAGTATCAACTGTTCCTGCAGTACGCCAATCTCCAAGATAATCTTTAGGAGTATTTGTGTATGCTAAACGAGTAGTTTGCCAGTCTGATTCAGATCTTTCAATACCAAACATTCCACTAACATTATGATCTCCAAAAGTTCTGTTGTAATTTGCAAAGAAGTTTGCCTGAGTACTTTTAGAAAAACTACTGTTATAATAAACTCTTGAATTTCTAACGTTTGTTTCTATAGCATAATCAATCATACCTCCTACTTCTGGATTCTTTGTTATCGCACTTGGATAAGCCGCACTTGCTAAATGATTATCCTGTAATTGATAATTTGTAATTCTTGCTAAATCATAAGGTAATTGAATCTGCTCTGAATAACTTGAATTTTTAGTTCTTG from Flavobacterium sp. KACC 22763 includes these protein-coding regions:
- a CDS encoding SusC/RagA family TonB-linked outer membrane protein → MKQALIKRCSFLLFTLMSVLSYAQSNQVTVTGTVTDNLGGLLPGVNVTEKSTKNSVTTDYNGKYEIKVKSGGTLVFSFIGMKKIEIPLNNRSIVNAKMEDDFNQLENIVVVGYGTQKKKELTGAIATIKPDELMDLPVTNLSDALRGLVPGLSVTPSSGRPGDAGTIQIRQTFGFSKDGNSTIPLVVIDDMVQVDPATGKATLDTFNRLDPSEIESITVLKDASAAIYGSRASQGAIIVKTKRGKAGKAKFSYNSQFVVNDAVSHTKTMSAYEFGVFSNRFLTAQNPTILPASLFSAAELEEMKGLDYDWLKEAWKPAIQQKHSFNVNGGSEDITYFAGATYLTQDANLGYQKYDKWNYRTGINAKIAKNLDFSASISGNTGFIDKSFTKASANISDGSYGSAAGGEQADYGYLVHMPKFIPWQTIVDGKEYYMSPFPNTNKNFGSANANNNIAGWNYFANLNNGSHQTTDDASFNVNASLNYKVAAIKGLSFKATFARTKNSSYSEQIQLPYDLARITNYQLQDNHLASAAYPSAITKNPEVGGMIDYAIETNVRNSRVYYNSSFSKSTQANFFANYNRTFGDHNVSGMFGIERSESDWQTTRLAYTNTPKDYLGDWRTAGTVDTGNSTALKGNNATLSYFGSVNYNFKSKYLVQFLIRSDASTKFAPENYWGTFPSLQLGWVASKEEWFEKALPGVNFFKLRYSIGKTGKDNLQPFKWYQYYDLTVNKGWQFGPAVSNGGGGVLGSGLTPKVNPNRDAKWDSTLKHNLGFDLGFLKNRLEVNADFYYDITKDMLTDMGSATGVPISVGGAFAEQNYAQVNAWGTELNVNWNDKIGKVGYSVGMNFSYGDNKIKRFPDQGNLLPSNNTRREGYSEGFNPVWGFQTWKGTSTGDGILRTDEDIANYWSYLSANAAAAGTTPSYLTIVDPTKIQKGSLAYQDVAGTLNTDGSLSGPNGQILAGNDYVKLANSSRTYTINTNLGFKYSNLSVKTQIATSWGGANFIDLMSQPTSSASNMWSRETFWNDMYAADNVNGKYPNLAQTGVLSPSDFWQISTFRCFVRNLTVAYEIPKQVFANTKVNNISIGITGNNLWDFYNPYPDHYRNMYDNSSVGYPTLRSWSFNFNISF